The Hypanus sabinus isolate sHypSab1 chromosome 1, sHypSab1.hap1, whole genome shotgun sequence genome contains a region encoding:
- the LOC132380626 gene encoding uncharacterized protein LOC132380626, producing MPNLCAPVLLGLDFQSHLESVTMVYDGPLPPLTVKNPQFCGTSSHTPLLTTHTHGHTHPIQNQANSCATDTCSLSTLKIPPPPLFANLTPDCKPVATKSRRYSAGDRAFIQSEVQRLLREGIIEPSTSPWRAQVVVVRTGQKNRMVVDYSQTINRFTQLDAYPLPRIADMVNQIAQYKVYSTIDLKSAYHQLPICPEDRPYTAFEAGGRLYHFLRVPFGVTNGVSVFQREMDRMVDQYQLQATFPYLDNITICGHDRPDHDANLQWFLQVAAALNLTYSRDKCVFGPQTVPGVFSYYAQWVPHYADKARPLVKSTSFPLSAEACAAFNCIKADIAKATMHAVDETAPFQVECDASDFALAATLNQEGRPVAFFSRTLQGSEIRHSAVEKEAQAIVEAVRHWRHYLAGKRFTVLTDQRSVAFLFSNQQRGKIKNDKILRWRIELSTYTYDILYRPGRLNEPPDALSRGTCASTQLDQLYALHAQLCHPGVTRFYHFVKARNLPYSLEDIRTMTRDCQICAECKPHFYCPDTAQLVKATRPFERLSVDFKGPLPSTDRNVYFLSVIDEFSRFPFAIPCPDTTATSVIKALRQLFTLFGYPCYIHSDRGSSFMSEELRQYLLARGIATSRTTSYNPRGNGQVERENATVWKATLLALKSKGLPVSRWQEVLPEALHSIRSLLCTSTNATPHERLFSFPRKSVTGTTLPVWLTSPGPVLLRKHVRSNKYSPLVERVHLLHANPQYAYVVLPDGREDTVSIRDLAPAGAADHYPEGSPVTVNPAPEVTPYSPGPTQTPHDTCIPGVSYAFIPGASHMHEGSPAPSGQEHAQPPSPVQSPMLPAPMRSQPVLRRSQRQIRPPDRLDL from the exons atgcctaatctgtgtgcacctgtgctattggggctggacttccagagccatctcgaaagtgtgactatggtatacgacgggcccctcccaccactcactgtcaagaatcctcagttttgtgggacttcttcacataccccgctactgaccacacacacacacggacacacacatcccatccagaaccaggccaacagctgcgctaccgacacttgcagcctctccactctcaagatccctcccccaccgctgttcgccaacctgacccccgactgtaaacctgtggcaaccaaaagcaggaggtacagcgcgggggaccgggccttcattcagtcggaggtgcagcggctgctcagggaggggatcattgagccgagcacaagcccttggagggcccaggtggttgttgttcggactgggcagaaaaataggatggtggtggactatagtcaaaccatcaataggtttacgcagcttgacgcataccccctaccccgcatcgcggatatggtcaaccagattgctcagtataaggtgtactcgacaatagatctgaaatccgcttatcaccagctccccatctgcccagaggaccgcccctacaccgccttcgaggcgggcggccggctctatcacttcctgcgcgtccctttcggtgtcactaatggtgtctctgtcttccagagggaaatggaccggatggtggaccagtaccaactgcaggccacatttccctatctggataacatcaccatctgtggtcatgacaggccagatcacgacgccaacctccaatggtttctccaagtggccgcagctctgaaccttacttatagcagggacaagtgtgtttttg gccctcagacggtgcctggggttttttcctattacgcccaatgggtcccccattacgcagacaaggctcgccccctggtcaagtctacctcgtttcccctctctgctgaggcctgcgcggccttcaactgcattaaagcggacattgccaaagctacgatgcatgcagtggacgagaccgctcccttccaagtggagtgtgatgcctccgatttcgctctggctgctacccttaatcaggaaggcagaccagtagcattcttttctcgcaccctccaaggctctgaaattcggcactccgcggtggagaaagaagcccaggccatagtggaggctgttaggcactggaggcactatcttgctggcaaaagattcactgtgctgaccgaccagcgctcggttgcgttcctgttcagcaaccaacagcggggcaagatcaaaaatgataagattttgcggtggaggatagaactctccacctacacctatgatatcctgtaccggcctggcagactcaatgagccccctgatgccctatcccggggaacatgtgctagcacacagctcgaccagctgtacgcccttcatgcacaactttgccatccgggggtcacccgattttaccattttgtgaaagctcggaacctgccgtactccctggaggacatcaggacgatgaccagggactgccaaatttgtgccgagtgcaaaccgcacttctactgtcctgacacggcacaacttgtcaaggccacccgcccttttgaacgcctgagtgttgactttaagggcccccttccctccactgaccgcaatgtctattttctcagtgttattgacgagttctcacggttcccctttgccatcccctgccccgacaccactgccacgtccgtcataaaagccctgcgccagctcttcactctgttcgggtatccctgctatatccacagtgatagagggtcctcctttatgagtgaggagctgcgccagtacttgctagctaggggcattgctaccagtcggaccacgagttataatccccggggtaatggccaggtagagcgggagaatgccacagtgtggaaggccacacttttagcccttaagtccaaagggttgccggtctctcgatggcaggaggtcctccctgaggcactgcactctatccgctctctgttatgtacgtccaccaatgccacccctcacgaacgcctattctcttttcccaggaagtctgtcactgggaccaccctaccagtttggctgacgtccccggggccagtgctgctccggaaacatgtgaggagcaataaatactccccgctggtggagagggttcaccttctccatgcgaacccccagtatgcttacgtggtcttacctgatgggcgggaggacacggtctccatccgcgacctggcacccgcaggtgcagcagaccactaccctgaaggctctccggtaactgtgaaccctgcaccagaggtgacaccgtactcaccaggccctacacagactcctcacgacacttgtataccgggcgtttcgtacgcatttataccaggcgcctcgcacatgcatgagggatcaccggcgcctagtgggcaagaacacgcgcaacccccgtcccctgtgcaatcgccaatgttgccggcacctatgcggtcacagccggtgctacgtagatcgcagcgacagattcgaccgcctgatcggcttgacttgtaa